The following proteins come from a genomic window of Microtus ochrogaster isolate Prairie Vole_2 chromosome 7, MicOch1.0, whole genome shotgun sequence:
- the LOC102001445 gene encoding zinc finger protein 354B isoform X1, with translation MRRGGSQREVSVTFEDVAVLFTRDEWKKLDHSQRSLYREVMLENYSNLASLGFPFTKPKMISVLQQGEEPWKVEKESHGDSSLGCNSILQTTKSTQTKDSSFQGLMKRQLKRDESWDFTSGNFCRSGNGFKKQNKNESLQIIPVTHTKILTVDKSHKNFEFGPNIDLKSVGKRKIAREKTQRNSLKKNSNSLNQPKIKTAEKRYKCSTCEKAFMHNSSLRKHLKNHTGERLFQCRDCLKAFSQSSALIQHQRTHTGEKPYICKECGKAFSHSASLCKHLRTHTLEKSYTCKECGKSFSRRSGLFLHQKIHARENPHKYNPGRKASTSLSGYQRIHSRKKTYLCNECGNTFKSSSSLRYHQRIHTGEKPFKCSECGRAFSQSASLIQHERIHTGERPYRCNECGKGFTSISRLNRHRIIHTGEKFYNCNECGKALSSHSTLIIHERIHTGEKPCKCKVCGKAFRQSSALIQHQRMHTGERPYKCNECGKTFRCNSSLSNHQRIHTGEKPYRCQECGMSFGQSAALIQHQRIHTGEKPFKCNTCGKSFRQSSSLIAHQRIHTGEKPYECSACGKLFSQRSSLTNHYKIHIEEDSLNTDLHE, from the exons GTGTCAGTGACGTTCGAAGATGTGGCCGTGCTCTTTACTCGGGATGAGTGGAAGAAGCTGGACCACTCTCAGAGAAGCCTGTACCGGGAGGTGATGCTGGAGAACTACAGCAACCTGGCCTCCCTGG GATTTCCATTTACCAAACCAAAAATGATCTCAGTGTTGCAGCAAGGAGAAGAACCCtggaaagtagagaaagaaagtCATGGCGACTCCTCTCTTG gatgCAACAGCATTCTTCAAACCACAAAATCAACTCAAACTAAAGATTCATCATTTCAGGGATTAATGAAGAGACAACTCAAAAGAGACGAGTCCTGGGACTTCACCTCAGGAAATTTCTGCAGATCTGGCAACGgttttaaaaagcagaacaaaaatgaaagcttACAAATAATTCCAGTCACCCATACGAAAATCCTTACTGTAGATAAAAGCCATAAGAATTTTGAATTTGGTCCAAACATCGACCTGAAGTCAGTTGGTAAACGAAAGATTGCTagggaaaaaacacaaagaaatagcctcaagaaaaattcaaattcacTTAATCAACCAAAAATCAAGACTGCAGAGAAACGCTATAAATGTAGTACTTGTGAAAAAGCCTTCATGCACAACTCATCCCTTCGAAAACATCTGAAAAACCATACGGGAGAGAGATTATTTCAATGTAGAGATTGTTTGAAAGCTTTCAGCCAAAGTTCTGCTCTTATTCAACATCAAAGgactcacactggagagaaaccctacataTGTaaagagtgtgggaaagccttcagccaTAGTGCGTCCCTTTGTAAGCACCTAAGAACTCATACTCTGGAGAAGTCTTACACATGCAAAGAATGCGGAAAATCCTTTAGCAGGAGGTCTGGCCTTTTTCTGCATCAAAAAATCCATGCCCGAGAAAATCCTCATAAATATAACCCAGGTAGGAAGGCATCCACTTCCCTTTCAGGATATCAGAGAATCCATTCCAGAAAGAAGACCTACTTGTGTAACGAGTGTGGCAACACCTTTAAGTCTAGCTCATCCCTTCGCTATCACCAGAGAATCCACACCGGAGAGAAACCTTTCAAATGTAGCGAATGTGGCAGAGCCTTCAGTCAGAGCGCTTCACTTATTCaacatgaaagaattcacactggagaaaggCCCTACAGGTGTAATGAATGCGGAAAAGGCTTCACTTCTATCTCAAGACTCAACAGACACCGAATAATTCACACTGGGGAGAAGTTTTATAATTGTAATGAATGTGGCAAAGCCTTAAGTTCCCATTCAACTCTTATTATTCATGAGAGAATTCACACGGGAGAGAAACCATGTAAATGTAAAGTCTGTGGGAAAGCCTTTAGACAGAGTTCAGCTCTGATCCAGCATCAGAGAATGCACACTGGAGAGAGACCTTATAAATGTAATGAGTGTGGGAAGACATTCAGGTGCAATTCTTCCCTCAGTAACCATCAGCGAATTCATACTGGGGAGAAGCCGTACCGATGCCAGGAATGTGGGATGTCATTTGGTCAAAGTGCAGCTCTTATACAGCACCAGAGAattcacacaggagagaaacccttTAAGTGTAACACATGTGGGAAGAGTTTTAGACAGAGCTCCTCCCTTATTGCACACCAGCgaatccacactggagagaagccctatgaatgcaGTGCATGTGGGAAGCTCTTCAGCCAGAGATCCTCCCTTACCAATCACTACAAAATTCATATTGAAGAGGACTCCTTGAACACAGATTTGCATGAGTAA
- the LOC102001445 gene encoding zinc finger protein 354B isoform X2, whose amino-acid sequence MQRCNSILQTTKSTQTKDSSFQGLMKRQLKRDESWDFTSGNFCRSGNGFKKQNKNESLQIIPVTHTKILTVDKSHKNFEFGPNIDLKSVGKRKIAREKTQRNSLKKNSNSLNQPKIKTAEKRYKCSTCEKAFMHNSSLRKHLKNHTGERLFQCRDCLKAFSQSSALIQHQRTHTGEKPYICKECGKAFSHSASLCKHLRTHTLEKSYTCKECGKSFSRRSGLFLHQKIHARENPHKYNPGRKASTSLSGYQRIHSRKKTYLCNECGNTFKSSSSLRYHQRIHTGEKPFKCSECGRAFSQSASLIQHERIHTGERPYRCNECGKGFTSISRLNRHRIIHTGEKFYNCNECGKALSSHSTLIIHERIHTGEKPCKCKVCGKAFRQSSALIQHQRMHTGERPYKCNECGKTFRCNSSLSNHQRIHTGEKPYRCQECGMSFGQSAALIQHQRIHTGEKPFKCNTCGKSFRQSSSLIAHQRIHTGEKPYECSACGKLFSQRSSLTNHYKIHIEEDSLNTDLHE is encoded by the exons ATGCAAA gatgCAACAGCATTCTTCAAACCACAAAATCAACTCAAACTAAAGATTCATCATTTCAGGGATTAATGAAGAGACAACTCAAAAGAGACGAGTCCTGGGACTTCACCTCAGGAAATTTCTGCAGATCTGGCAACGgttttaaaaagcagaacaaaaatgaaagcttACAAATAATTCCAGTCACCCATACGAAAATCCTTACTGTAGATAAAAGCCATAAGAATTTTGAATTTGGTCCAAACATCGACCTGAAGTCAGTTGGTAAACGAAAGATTGCTagggaaaaaacacaaagaaatagcctcaagaaaaattcaaattcacTTAATCAACCAAAAATCAAGACTGCAGAGAAACGCTATAAATGTAGTACTTGTGAAAAAGCCTTCATGCACAACTCATCCCTTCGAAAACATCTGAAAAACCATACGGGAGAGAGATTATTTCAATGTAGAGATTGTTTGAAAGCTTTCAGCCAAAGTTCTGCTCTTATTCAACATCAAAGgactcacactggagagaaaccctacataTGTaaagagtgtgggaaagccttcagccaTAGTGCGTCCCTTTGTAAGCACCTAAGAACTCATACTCTGGAGAAGTCTTACACATGCAAAGAATGCGGAAAATCCTTTAGCAGGAGGTCTGGCCTTTTTCTGCATCAAAAAATCCATGCCCGAGAAAATCCTCATAAATATAACCCAGGTAGGAAGGCATCCACTTCCCTTTCAGGATATCAGAGAATCCATTCCAGAAAGAAGACCTACTTGTGTAACGAGTGTGGCAACACCTTTAAGTCTAGCTCATCCCTTCGCTATCACCAGAGAATCCACACCGGAGAGAAACCTTTCAAATGTAGCGAATGTGGCAGAGCCTTCAGTCAGAGCGCTTCACTTATTCaacatgaaagaattcacactggagaaaggCCCTACAGGTGTAATGAATGCGGAAAAGGCTTCACTTCTATCTCAAGACTCAACAGACACCGAATAATTCACACTGGGGAGAAGTTTTATAATTGTAATGAATGTGGCAAAGCCTTAAGTTCCCATTCAACTCTTATTATTCATGAGAGAATTCACACGGGAGAGAAACCATGTAAATGTAAAGTCTGTGGGAAAGCCTTTAGACAGAGTTCAGCTCTGATCCAGCATCAGAGAATGCACACTGGAGAGAGACCTTATAAATGTAATGAGTGTGGGAAGACATTCAGGTGCAATTCTTCCCTCAGTAACCATCAGCGAATTCATACTGGGGAGAAGCCGTACCGATGCCAGGAATGTGGGATGTCATTTGGTCAAAGTGCAGCTCTTATACAGCACCAGAGAattcacacaggagagaaacccttTAAGTGTAACACATGTGGGAAGAGTTTTAGACAGAGCTCCTCCCTTATTGCACACCAGCgaatccacactggagagaagccctatgaatgcaGTGCATGTGGGAAGCTCTTCAGCCAGAGATCCTCCCTTACCAATCACTACAAAATTCATATTGAAGAGGACTCCTTGAACACAGATTTGCATGAGTAA